GTGCTTCTGGGGTGTGGAATGTTAATACTCTGGAACAAAAAAGGggtcatcaaaatataaaatatgtctatCTCTGTCAATCTACAGTCTCTCCACTTCCCACCCCACTTCCCTCGCACTCTCTTAGCCTCATTCTCCCATTCATCCCTTGgcaacctccctccctcctttccccccctTTCCCCAAAATTGATTTCCCACTAGGACAggtttctgttctgtttcacaTTTCTGAATTTACTGAGGGCTTTGCAGCCAAATTCCCCTCCCACATCGGAAGCAGATTTCCCTCCGTGAAAAATTCACAGCTTTACACCAAGGGCAGTCCCAATCCCCAGGCCTGCGAAATATGGGAGGTCTTCTCTGCTGATAGGGTTCAAGGTCTCTCCTGTCTCTTTGGGATTCTTGAGTTCCTGTTCCCTGGGACCCCGCATCAGACCACATGTGTGGAGATGTTGGAAATGGAGCTCCTGCAGTGAATGTTGCTGCTGGTGGGGATGGTGTGGGTGCAGGCGGGAAGGGGGATGAGGGGCAAGAGTAGGAGTATGTGAATGAGGCAGGGAGCTGGACAGGAAGGGGCGATGGTGCGACTCTGGACCCAGGCTTGAGGgtcccagagaaataaaacatggctGTTTCCACTGACCTGagatctccctccctctgcccaccagtGGTGTAATTTTTCCGCTCCACAGCTCCCAGCAGCTGCATGAGGCCTCTACTCATCGCCTTTGCAGTTTCTGCCCCCTCTGCATCCTtctgtcttcttcttcctcttcctgtggcACCAGCAGCGGTAGTAGAAGTAGCAGCAGCTCCGGCCTCATCTTCCTCCTCACTTGCTCCCTCTGTCCCAGTCTCACAGGCAGTGGCCAGGCCTGGCTCCTCTGAGACCCCGCCCCGCTCCTGGGTAGAACCCAGCTGttggagagaagagagcaggTTTGAGATCcattctgggggtggggcagggagacaGGGCGGGGATCAAGTAAAGATAATCTTACAACCTGGAAGAGCTTCCACCTTAGTAGATCCCGTTCCTTCTGCATCTCTGCCAGGTTGGACTGGGCCAGCTGCAGCCGAAAGGCTGCCTCCTTGCGCTCCATCTCCTGCTGCTCTGTGAATTCCTTTAGGTCTGAGGCCAAGGCATGTGCTGCTGACTTATGTAGTTTGGCAAAATCGTGCAGCCAGTGTACCCTATGCTTGTGTAACTGGCCCTGCCTACGGGCGAAACGCACGCCCAGGGCCAGGCTGCTCCAGGCACAGGCCTCTTTGGCCTCGCTGGACACTGTGGTGTCCTCCAGGATGGTCCTGAGCTTGTTCTCCACCTCCTTCCAGGACAGGGATAGATTCTCGATGTAGAACTCAGGGCCTTTTATGTGCCCAGCCATTTTCTCATTGATGAAAGCTACCACATTGTCATGCTGGAACCCACCAGTGGGGTCGTCAGATTTCAAGGCCATGATGACTGAGTACTTTAGGGGTTGGCTGGCCCTGTGGAAATGAATCAACCAGGTGTCCACCCTGCGGGGGCCCTCACAGCCCCCCCTGCCGTCCCACCCCAATGTCGCCCCTACCTCAGCCCAGTCTCCTCCCATCATTttgccctgcccctcctccctcagatccTCTTAGAGGTCCCCTAAGGCTTGCCCCACGCTAGTACACCTCCCACCAAGCCTCACTTCTCCAGTGGAGACCAGATAGTATGCGGGGCTAACCACGCCCACCTACGAAACCCAAAGAGAAAACGCACCTTTCCCTCCAAGGGCTCCGAGAAAAGGAAGTCTTGGGGCCAACCGTCGAGGCTTTTACTCTGGGACTGTTCCAACTTCCAGAGACAGCGGGGGGGGAGGGAATTTTTGAGGATGGTTCCTCCCAAATGCCAGGACATAAGAGAATCCGCTACGTTGGTGAAAGTCAGTGAAGGTGGGAAACAATAGGAGTGGTTAGAAAAGATTTAGAATCGAGACCGTGAAGTACTGGTAATTGAGTACAAGAAGTCTCACCCCCCTCCATAATGTATTGTCCCATGCCAAGGGGCCGTTGCCTCCTAGAAATGGAATGTTCTAGAACTAGAAGCAGCCCCAATCGCTCAGTGACCTTTCATATCCCTTGGAGGAAGAGGGGGGAGCCAGGGAACAGTTTTATCGCCCATTGGCTCAGCACTGAACGTTGTAGTTGCCCTAAACGGTCTTAAATTCTGGCCATTTCACCCGGAAACCAAGTCTCGATTCTGTCCACCTTCACGCTCCCACTATCCTAGTCCAGCTTCCCCAACCTGTATTTCTTCCCTGGACTACCGCCGCCGTCTGATACCTGGTTTGTCTCCTGCCTACCCAGACAGAGGAAATTGAGCATGTGAGTTTAAACCTCCAATGGCTTTCTGAAGCCACTGGATAAATCAGACAGACTTAAGGTGTAATCCTGCTTTGCCGCTTACTATATGACGTTCTGCTATAATTGAATCTTAGTTTCTACCTATGGGCCCACCGTGAGAACGGAATGACAAAGTGCATATAAAGTTGATGTAATGTTTTTTCTGGtcacatttttgtaaaaatatacaaattctgtgtgtgtgtgtgtgtgtgtgtgtgtgtgtgtatgtttctatGAGCTTGGAGAAAGGAGTGGGAAGGTATACACCAGACTCTCATCTCTAGGAGGTGGAGTTGGAGAGGAGGTTtagaaaaagtttctttttaaaatatatcttatatgatttcatttgttaCAAGGAACATATATCTATGTATGCATGCATTAAAAACCTGGAAAGTCacataccaaaatgttaacagtggttattTTGGAGTGGTAGGAATATTGTACATAAAAAACTTTACTCTTTATATTTTGTCTATCgtagaaattatttatattaagcacattttttaaaaattttaaactattttttgtaACTTGtgatcattttatataatttttaaatacctatAATGTGAAAGTATACCTGTAAACTCACCTTTCCCTAACCTAGAAGATAACTACTTAATAGTTTGAGAGCTATATATGTCGTTCTAGTCTTTTAAGATAGGCCATAgcaaatacagttgaccctttgAACAACCTGGAGTTTGGACTGTGGAGGTTTACTTCtgtgtggatttttattttatttttttaaatatttaatttatttattcatgagagacccacagagagagaagcagagacacaggcagagggagaagtaggctccatgcagggagcctgatgtgggcctcgaccctccgtctccaggatcatgcccctggctgaaggtggtgctaaaccactgggccactggggctgctcctgtgtggatttttaaaataaattcagtacagtactataaatgtatttttcctaacttatgattttcttaataacatttttttctccagtttacGATAAGATAGTATGTAATAcgtataacataaaatatgtgttagttgactattttattgtggtttttaaaaacgattttatttgtttattcatgagagagacagagagaggcagagacacaggcagagggagaagcaagctccatgcagggaccccaatgtgggactcgatcccaggaccctgggatcacaccctgagccaaaggcagaagctcaaccgctgagccacccacatgtcctaACTATTTTATTGTTAAGGCTTCTTTCTGGTCATCAATAGGCTAATAGTGGTCAAGTTTGGGGGAAGTTAAACATTACaggcagattttcaactgtgtggaGGTCAGAGCCTCTAACCCCtgagttgttcaagggtcagaTATAATTGGCAGTTTCTCAAACAAAACATCCTCTCACTTGTCTACTGGACTTTGCACAGGATGCTCCATGAGTGGGTTGTCCCTTGGCCTCTCCTGTTCTCCTTGCTCCCATTCTCTTCATCCACCTAACTCCTGTTcaatttctatttccctttcaCAGCAGTGCTCAAGTATTTCTTTATCTTACAACTATTTCTTGATCCTCCAGCTCCCATCCTGAGGTAGGCTGAATTATGCCACCCTTCTGTGTCCCCATGATACTTTGTGCATACCACTTGCAGTACTTTTCACACTGTATTATAATCcatgattttctgattttttgccCCATCAACTGGACATTCCTGCAAGGCCAGGTCTGAGTCTtaattatttctgtgttttcagcATCTGGCATAGTGGTAAGCACTCAAAAAATTAATTGCTGAGTGGACTGAAAGAATTAATTACATCTGTAAGGTATAAACAGATACCTTTAAAGAGagtcctattttctttcttctctaaaatgtctttttctccatACAGACTGATTTTCTGCCACCTCACAGCTTCTTGTGGTAAGGACCTCTCTTTAGTATTTGAAACTAACCAGTATTTGACAGATTTGGAGTTTGTAAAAAATACCCTGGAAGATTCAGGAATGAAGCTTCTGTGTGAAGGATTAAGAAAGCCAAACTGTGTCTTACAGACATTGAGGTAACTTAATAGCAGGAGAATTTGTTGTCTGTGTTCATAGAATTTTTTTGTCAATTTCTGTTTGCATGGGGTGGTTACGCATGAGCAAGATAATGAGGTCATTCTTCTTTTCACTGTAGATTGTACCGAtgccttctctctcctgcttcttgTGGGGCACTGGCAGCTGTTCTTAGCACCAGCCAGTGGCTCACTGATCTGGAATTCAGTGAAACAAAATTGGACGCTTTGGCTTTGAAATTGCTTTGTGAAGGCTTAAAAGACCCGAATTGCAAATTACAGAAGCTCAAGTACGTGGTAACCATTAGTTTCCTTACtgcgagaaaaaaaaaattaaatatacaaccAAGATGGATGTTGTGTGATCAACACATTTCAAAGAGTCATGGAGAAGACTAAAAGTGACAGTCCCTAAATTGTTCCTATGCAAAAAGTTtaggaaaagaattttttttattgtaggcGGCAGTAATATCAATGACTATAACAATAGCCCGCACTTACTGAAGTATTACTTTGTGCTAAGCATTGTGCCGACTGCTTTGTATCTATGATTTCCTTTAATTGTACAACAGTTCTGAGAGGTTTCAGATTATCATATCcattttaacagatgaggaaatggggacCCGAGGCCATAAGACTAAATAACATGGCAAAGGCACAATTCAGAACTCACATGAATCTAACTTCAAAGTCCCATGGtaatagttttaataaaaaatttattgtatatgtattagcattctccagagaaacagaacaaagaagatgtatataaatgtacagttgacccttgaaaaacacagagttggacagcccgggtggcttagcggtttagtgccgccttcagcccagggtgtggtcctggagacccgggattgagtcccatgtcgggctccctgcatggagcctgcttctccctctctctctctctctctctcatgaataaataaataaaatcttaaaaaaaaagaaaaaggaaaaaacacagggTTTGAGGTACTTTAAACTCCCCCTAGTCAAAAATCCATATAACTTTTGACCTTCCAAAAGTTTAACGAATAGCCTTGCTGTTGACTGGAAGACCAACAGATAACATGAACAGCTGACTGACATACATTctgtatgtgatatatatttatattgtattcttacaagaaagtaaactggagaaaagaaaatgttattaagaaaatcataaggaaggaaaaatacatttacagtactgtactgcatttatttaaaaaaattcgtATTTAAGTGaatccatgcagttcaaacctgtgttcttCAAGGGTCGACTatatagagatttattttaaggaattggctcatgtgaatTATGGTGGATGTCAAgttcaatatttacaaagtaGGCCAACAAGCTAGAGACATGGGGAAAGCTCATGTTGCATTTCAAGTTCAAAGGCATTCTGCTAGGAGAAATCTCTCTTCTTCCCTGGGAGGTCAGTCTTTTTCTGAAAGACCTTCAACtaattagatgaggcccacccaaaTTATGGAGGGTAAGTTACTTTACTCagagtctactgatttaaatgttaatctcatctaaaaattaCCTTCCTAGATACATCTAGAATAAgttttgaccaaatatctggttATATGACCTAGCCAATGTGACACAATTAACTTGCACAATAAATATGtgggttatttattttcaagtagatTCCATGTCCaatgtagagcccaatgtggggcttgaactcactactcTGAgagaagacctgagctgagatcaggagtcagatgcataactgactgagccatctaggtaccccatatgtgttttttttaattttttaaaatattttatttattcatgagagagagagattggcagagacataggcagagggagaagcaggctccatgcaggaagcccaatgcgggactagatcctgggactccaggatcatgccctgagtcaaaggcagatgctcaaccgctgagccacccaggtgtcccttctgctttttttttttttttaagcaaaagctCTTTAAAGCTTCTAAACTTCACTTTGAAACTCTTCCTGCCTACCAAATGCctctatttaaaatttctaaattggGGAGATATAGACATGTTTATTTACGAGCCCTCTTCAAGGCTAAGGTGGGAGCCTGGTAACTCAAGAGAAAATTGAGGACTCCAAGATTGTAGTATATGTCATAGAAATTCTTGAAAGGGTTGGAAGAAAAAGTTGATAGTGCAAGAAACTAGACTACTTAATATGAAGAAACAAAGACTGAGAAGACAGGAAGGTCAGTAAAAACCACTCTTCatcctaaagaaaatattatgtatataaaatattatattatgatGATGGGCTGGGTCTCTGTAAGGatggaaaattaataaataatggaCTTTTAGATCTTTTGATTATAAagcttaattaaatatattatagcaTGTCCCTCATGGGATTTGAAAATAGCTATAAGACAGAATTCTAAATTCATGCAGGGGGTTAAAATGAGATGAAGTCACGTTGATATTTACTCCCAACACTTTTTTTGGAGGGGCAGTCAACACTTACTGAATCCTCCTGGGGAATACAGTGTTGTGAGAGCAAAgtacgattctctctctctcctggaggcTGTGACATTATCAAGGCTGGCAGTCTTGTATGAGTGGacctttattttctctgcttctgaGGTATTGTGGGTAGGGGGCGGGTGAGTAGGACAGGAAAGCAGCCAATTCTGTCTGtgttcatctttctttctctccaggtTGTGTGATAGCTTTCTCCCTGAAAGCTCTGAGGTTGTTTGCAAGTACCTTGCCTCTGTTCTCATTTGCAATCCAAACCTCACTGAACTGGACCTGAGTGAAAATCCCCTGGGAGACACAGGGGTGAAGTATCTTTGTGAGGGTCTCAGACATTCCAACTGTAAAGTGGAGAAACTAGAGTAAGTTTCTTGGAACTGTCTGGCATCGTATTATGGCTATTGAACTTGTTGaatgcctgctatgtgccaggatCTATGCTTGGTGCTTGGCAGAAGTTATTTCACCTTCATGCACTAAATCCAATaagatggatttattttaaaggttttatttatttattcatgagagacacacagagagagaaaggcagagacacaggcagaggaagaagcaggctccgtgcagggaccccaggatcacgccctgagctgaaggcagatgctcaaccactgagccactcaggcatccccaagatggatttttttaattcccgttgtacagatgaggaaactgaagatcACAGGgaaaagtgacttgtccaaggtcataccACTCAAAAGTGATATTGTGGTGACTCCAAAATCTGTCTCCAAATCTCCTGATCTTTCCAGTATACTACCATCTTACATGTTTACAGGAATGACACCACTTAAATATTAACTCTATAGGGGATACCCATATACACCCAATGCTGGACTAGAGGTGGGTGGAGTTATCAGAAGGACAAGTGATAAGGCTGCCCTTAAGGACATACAGATATGAAACAATTGGAGAGCAATACAGTTCAATGTGTGATGAAGTTCTCAATACTTTGGAATCATTTAGAAATGCCACATGAATCCAGTGAAAGGTAGGGGGTCACTGTGAGCCGGAGACTTCAGAAGGAGGCTTTTGTGAAGGAAGTGCACCAAGAGTTAGAATTTGAAGCATGGCTAGAACTTAGGAAAACATTCTCAGGAAGTTAAAAGTCAGCAGTggctgatttttcttcttttttcttggtagCTTGAGCACATGTTGCCTAACAGATGCTAGCTGTATGGAGCTTTCTTCCTTCTTGCAAGTGAGTCAGACGTTAAAAGAGCTATTTGTGTTTGCCAATACCCTAGGGGACACAGGAGTACAGCATCTTTGTGAAGGTCTGCAGCATACGAAGGGTATTCTCGAGAATCTCGTGTAAGTGTCCACTTCTCCTTGTTCTCATGGGCCTTGGCACTTGAGGTTCAGTAGGACTCCATGGTTAACAGCCACCTTGATATTCCCATTCCTCCAGGCTTTCTGAATGTTCCCTTTCTGCAGCTTGTTGTGAGTCCCTTTCCCAAGTCCTGAGCTCCAGCCGGAGCCTGACAAGGCTGCTTCTGATTAATAACAAAATTGAAGATTTGGGACTGAAATTGCTGTGTGAAGGATTAAAACAGCCTGACTGTCCATTAAAGGATCTGGCGTAAGTATTGTGGACTAAAGCCACAGGCATAGTTTCCTGATGTTTCAGCAACtcttaaaattaaatgagtatttttttttttttggcctcgtGATTGAATCTTCAAGGAAGCAATACATGAAGAACCAGATAATTTAGGGAGAATAAATGTTCCCTTCTCTACAATCTCTGGCCCTGGcctatgggatttttttttacatgacacTGTGTGTTTCTAATGTGTTTTTCTCATGGGCAAACAGAATTCCTAAAGTAATTCAGTGCAGATGAAATGATGCCAGCCTTCTCTACCTTACTTCCCGGCAGACTATGGACCTGCCACCTGACTGGAGAGTGTTGTCAGGATTTGTGCAATGCACTCTACACCAATGAGTACCTAAGAGACCTTGACCTCAGTGATAATGCTTTAGGGGACGAGGGTATGCAGGTGCTGTGTGAAGGGCTGAAACAACCCTCCTGCAAACTGCAGACTTTGTGGTACGTATACTGGGACCTTTTGCTCACTGGGCTCTTGTTCCAGGCTCTCTCTATATGGTATGAGGGGGTCATTGCAGAACTCGGAATAAAACTGGTTTCTTTCTTGAATCTTCAAACCACCCCTGCCCCGCAGGTTAGCAGAATGTCATCTCACAGATGCGTGCTGTGGAGCCCTTGCCTCTGTCCTCAGCAGAAACGAGAACCTAACATTGCTAGACCTAAGCGGAAATGACCTCAAGGATTTTGGAGTGCAAATGCTCTGTGATGCACTGCTTCAGCCAATATGTAAACTACAGACATTCTAGTAAGTTACTATGGCGGGGGTagggcaggaagggagagggtCAAGACAGACATGTTGGGTTTGATCATAGCCCATTGCagtcaggaaagaagaaaaactgaggcAAGCCATGCCTAGGCAAAATATCAAAAGTAAGTAAAATGACCAGTAGGCCTCCTCCTTAGAcatgggcagagaaagaggcagagaacaggcagcaCTGGATATCACTGCTAAGAGAAGCAACATGGTGTAGGGAAAAGAGTACCACATCTAGATTCTGTTAGGTCTGGCTTAAATACCAGGTTTAGCACCTACTAGCTACATGGCCACGCTTACTTAACCTCCCTGTACTTTAATATcactgtctgtaaaatggagccaaTACTAGTACCTGACTATCTGGTGTTAACGAGGAGACTGAATGAAGTGAAACGTTAATTAAAGATGTACCTAGTACAATCTTTGGCACATAGAGGGTATTCCATAAGTGTTAgattccttcccttttctcttctcataCTTGCCAGAGGTCTTAATGTTTACATTTGGATCTTCAAGACTCAAGGAAATGAAGTTGTAATGATGCAATTATAGGAAGTGGAGGTCTTGACCCTTTTTGGTCAATGTCCATCTGCCAGCTCAGCAGGCTGGCATGACCCACAAAGTCAGTCTTAATTAGGATACAGCTATGCTGTGTTGGCAGCTAATCAGTGGCCAAATGTCCATTCATTTCTGGCATTCAGAGCTGGAACACATAATGGAAAATAAAGGCTGAGTGCAAAAATTCCACATTTCAAAGCCAATTTAACAGATTGAAGTGTAAATGAAAACAGCATAAAGGCCTGATTACAAGTCTGGCTGAAACAGGAACTGGTTCTCTACTAGCAAAGTGAAGTATGTTAGTTTCAAAGGCTTGAAAGTGTGGTGGTTACTGCCTTGAAAGAGAATTATTTGCGACATGATAAGCCTCAGAGATTTCGAGACTTCCATTCCATAGTGTCTTTCTCAAAAGAGGTGACTGCTGTCTATATTGTCAACTTGTTGGAATAAGCTTAATGATCAATCCTaaggtttatttaaatattgagtAATTTAATGTGGTAGTGCTCTGTAGTGTGTATGCTTCAGCAAAGGTCCTAAATGACAGCAGGGAGAAATTATTTTGTGATGGCATgccattatttgctttttattgtaaattattaCGCCGTTTCCTGTATCTCTTGCTCTTTGCCTTTTAACCAATGTGCTTCCACTGTGTTTTCAGGCCAACCTTCAAACCCTTATAACTTGTCAGTTGATAAGTTGATAACAGTATGCAGTAATagctcaaaatacaaaataaaggacacacacacacacacacacacacacagaatagaCCTCATTTACTGACCTCAAATCAGTTTTGAATGTTAGAGTATATGTAATACAAACAACACTGTAAttaatagaaatatgtatttaccCAAGTAAGGTGAGAGGGAACTGTGGATAATTTAATGTTGTGGTGGGATCAAAACGGTAATTCTGGGAGAGCCTTCTAAAAGGGAGAGTCTTGGCTGGAAATTGCAAAGACTGGAGGAAGAAGGTTATTTTCTGAGAGCTGATTGAGTGTGGGGCTGAATCTTGTTCTTCATTGTATTCTCTACGCACCCCCCCCAATAAAGTTCCTGGCTCAGTGTTTTGCATACAGTAAATACATATAGAAGACAAATTAGTAACTTAGAACATCTGGAGGCAAGGAAAGGAGACCATTAATGACGTGTTCAATAAAGACTACATGTCTAGACTTTCAGAAGGTCAAGGAGTAAAAGAGGCCATGACCTTAGAGTGACAGAGCTTACCTTCACTCATTCCACAAGTACTTTCTAAATACCTGCTATGTGCTAGTCAAGTGTGCCAGGTGCCAGGAGACAAGAGTGAATAAGACGTGAGACATAATCTATGCTCTTCAGGGGCCTGATGACTTAGTGGTAGAGACAGGCCCATAAACTGAAAAATGCAATAGGGTGATCATGTGGCCTTAAGGGAGTCGTGGCAGCCCAAGAAGGTCACAGAAAGCTTCTTGAAGGAAGGACCACCTGAGTTAAGTCTCATGACTATTACCAAGAGAAATGGGAGTAAGGATGGAGAAGGGTAGTCCAGGCTCAGGAGATAGCATGAACAAGGTAGTTAGACAATAAACAGTATGGTTTATGATACTTCATGGGGAAAAGGGTGGGAAATATTCAAGGAGTTTGCTCTTGCTGGAGCATGAAGTACAAAGCAGAATGTGTCAAAAAGTGAGGCTGAGGGGGTAGGCGAGGCCTTGTATACCATATGTGTTTAGTAAGTCCTGTTAACAGAATTCTGAGTACAAACTCAGTCATTACTCTATTTCAAATACTCTAGTAGTGGTTCATTTTGAGGCCTCTCCTTACCTTTCAAAAACCAGTCTTCAAGCTAGAGCCAGTTTTGTTTCTAAAGTTGGTTGGAGAGTCAGTCCACTGCTGCTGTTGTTTCTCACTGCCACAGGGGGATCTTAAGAACTGACCCTAACTGGTCCCACAGAAGTTTGGTTACTAGACAGTGATGCCCTGGCTGGTCTGGATCCCTTCTAGCCTTGCAGTGCCATCATAATTGGGCACTGAGGTTACAGATATACGAGTCTACACCCAAACATGCAGCCATTGTTCTCTAAAGTACTGTATGTGTCAGGGTGGTTGGGTCTAGAGGAGCTCCTGGACTTAGCCACAGGTATATTGATGTGAGACCTGCCCTTGCCCCACAAAGGTGGAGGCCCATGACTTGAGTGAAGGGCCCCACTTTAGCCTTTATCTTTcttctagaaaattttattttatgggcCTTGGTGCCTTTTCCAGGCTGCGAGCCTTAGATAAAGGTCTCTAACTCACCCTGATGCAATTTTCTAGTTCTAAATTTGGAAAGAAGGGGTTGAGTGTATCTG
The nucleotide sequence above comes from Canis lupus dingo isolate Sandy chromosome X, ASM325472v2, whole genome shotgun sequence. Encoded proteins:
- the TEX13B gene encoding testis-expressed protein 13B isoform X2 encodes the protein MALKSDDPTGGFQHDNVVAFINEKMAGHIKGPEFYIENLSLSWKEVENKLRTILEDTTVSSEAKEACAWSSLALGVRFARRQGQLHKHRVHWLHDFAKLHKSAAHALASDLKEFTEQQEMERKEAAFRLQLAQSNLAEMQKERDLLRWKLFQLGSTQERGGVSEEPGLATACETGTEGASEEEDEAGAAATSTTAAGATGRGRRRQKDAEGAETAKAMSRGLMQLLGAVERKNYTTGGQREGDLRSSISNISTHVV
- the TEX13B gene encoding testis-expressed protein 13B isoform X1, which translates into the protein MALKSDDPTGGFQHDNVVAFINEKMAGHIKGPEFYIENLSLSWKEVENKLRTILEDTTVSSEAKEACAWSSLALGVRFARRQGQLHKHRVHWLHDFAKLHKSAAHALASDLKEFTEQQEMERKEAAFRLQLAQSNLAEMQKERDLLRWKLFQLGSTQERGGVSEEPGLATACETGTEGASEEEDEAGAAATSTTAAGATGRGRRRQKDAEGAETAKAMSRGLMQLLGAVERKNYTTGGQREGDLRSVETAMFYFSGTLKPGSRVAPSPLPVQLPASFTYSYSCPSSPFPPAPTPSPPAATFTAGAPFPTSPHMWSDAGSQGTGTQESQRDRRDLEPYQQRRPPIFRRPGDWDCPWCKAVNFSRREICFRCGRGIWLQSPQ